The Thalassotalea sp. 273M-4 genome includes a region encoding these proteins:
- a CDS encoding type II toxin-antitoxin system RatA family toxin — MPAINRSALVMHSAAQMYELINEVLSYPEFLPGCLDSKIVESLNDKMVASLLVSKGGIQKWFTTENTLIKDHKIIMNLKDGPFRKLTGHWLLTPLSDTACKVSLELDYEFSSKVIEVAFGKVFQNLTNNMINAFTDRAKEVYTANAS; from the coding sequence TTATGCATAGTGCTGCTCAAATGTATGAATTAATTAATGAAGTTCTGTCTTATCCAGAATTTTTACCAGGTTGTCTGGACTCTAAAATTGTTGAAAGTCTAAACGACAAAATGGTTGCCTCTTTACTTGTTTCTAAAGGTGGCATTCAAAAGTGGTTCACCACAGAGAATACATTAATCAAAGATCACAAGATTATTATGAATTTAAAAGATGGACCGTTTCGCAAACTCACCGGCCATTGGTTATTAACCCCGCTCAGTGACACGGCCTGTAAAGTATCATTAGAACTTGATTATGAATTTTCAAGCAAGGTGATCGAAGTGGCGTTTGGCAAAGTGTTCCAAAATTTAACCAATAATATGATCAACGCATTTACTGATCGTGCTAAAGAGGTGTATACAGCCAATGCTAGCTGA
- a CDS encoding RnfH family protein encodes MLAEQITIELVYALPDEQTLMALHIDAGSTVEQAIEVSGILQKYPQIDLTENKVGIWNKSVKLSHVVEEGDRIEIYRPLIADPKEVRKRRAQKAKEEGRADKVTGGRLNPLRAKTDSAD; translated from the coding sequence ATGCTAGCTGAACAAATTACCATTGAATTGGTGTATGCCCTACCAGATGAACAAACTTTAATGGCATTACATATCGATGCCGGCTCTACGGTAGAGCAAGCCATCGAAGTATCGGGGATTTTACAAAAATACCCACAAATTGACTTAACCGAAAATAAGGTCGGCATTTGGAACAAGTCGGTAAAATTATCGCATGTTGTTGAAGAGGGCGATCGAATTGAAATCTATCGTCCGTTAATTGCCGATCCAAAAGAAGTTCGTAAACGTCGAGCGCAAAAAGCCAAAGAAGAAGGGCGTGCAGACAAAGTTACCGGTGGCAGGCTAAATCCTTTGCGTGCAAAAACGGATAGCGCAGACTAA
- a CDS encoding LysR family transcriptional regulator, whose product MNIANIDLNLLVAFDVLLREKNVTRAAAQLAITQPAMSNSLKRLRQLLNDPVLVRTSEGMVPTQRARSLAPTVRNVLREIKEALQKVEQFDPSNSTRLFRLMASDYAASTILPKLLHQLNEIAPNVTLDIMTPSDVSFHDVEDGKIDMAINRFDNLPQSFHQKVLWRDSFRCVTRASNPAITKFNLQTYLQSKHVWVSKTGFGVGLGMDPNDVQKLGWVDEALAKLDEKRDIKLFTRNYYVAMQLALDDDLIATVPHKAAKLHESDPNGVILPVPFEIPDIELKMIWSPLLHHEASHIWFRNLVNDIAQSC is encoded by the coding sequence ATGAATATAGCAAATATTGACCTTAATCTTTTAGTTGCCTTTGATGTTTTATTACGTGAAAAAAATGTCACAAGAGCGGCGGCCCAATTGGCGATAACCCAACCGGCGATGAGCAACAGTTTAAAGCGCCTTAGACAGTTGCTAAACGATCCTGTTTTAGTGAGAACCTCTGAGGGTATGGTGCCGACTCAAAGGGCGCGAAGTCTAGCCCCTACCGTACGCAACGTATTAAGAGAAATCAAAGAAGCCTTACAAAAGGTAGAGCAATTTGATCCGAGCAACAGTACTCGGCTATTTCGATTAATGGCCAGTGACTACGCTGCATCAACCATCCTGCCTAAACTTTTACATCAACTCAATGAAATTGCTCCTAACGTTACTCTAGATATTATGACCCCAAGTGATGTGAGTTTTCATGATGTAGAAGATGGTAAAATAGACATGGCAATCAATCGATTTGATAATTTACCGCAATCTTTTCATCAAAAAGTATTGTGGCGAGATAGCTTTCGCTGTGTTACTCGGGCATCCAACCCTGCCATTACCAAGTTTAATTTACAGACGTATTTACAAAGTAAACATGTGTGGGTGAGTAAAACTGGCTTTGGCGTCGGGCTTGGTATGGACCCTAACGATGTGCAAAAACTTGGTTGGGTTGACGAAGCCCTAGCTAAATTGGATGAGAAACGAGATATAAAACTCTTTACCCGTAACTACTATGTCGCTATGCAATTAGCGCTTGATGATGATCTCATCGCCACCGTACCGCACAAAGCTGCTAAATTACATGAAAGTGATCCTAACGGTGTGATTTTACCGGTACCATTTGAGATCCCAGATATTGAACTAAAAATGATTTGGTCACCATTACTTCATCATGAAGCCAGTCATATATGGTTTCGAAATTTAGTCAATGATATCGCTCAAAGTTGTTAA
- a CDS encoding YdiY family protein codes for MKSKLSLLLLTALTLPTAFSQESADAAVINAVVTSLYEEDKILCYHFTDEVPPEEYISLPECTLTPEKFSGALEVGAFFNTGDNNSALAKTRADLVHEIGKMRNNYLLDFYARKSEQEEENGDKIYVTTDQKWSTALQSNYVLEDGGKNYVFGFLGYEDDRFNGFDYQSSLAAGWGRRWLETNTSYFDAEIGPGLKVDAIKETDTISAETQKAVIIRAATTYEQNLFDSIQFKQTFSVEMAPKSGENSKFKSISSVTTKLIESLALKFSFYVDHNTEVEGDADNTRTETSLTLVYSI; via the coding sequence ATGAAATCAAAACTGTCTCTATTACTACTAACCGCTCTAACTCTCCCCACAGCATTTTCTCAAGAGTCTGCCGACGCGGCGGTGATTAATGCCGTTGTTACTTCGCTTTACGAAGAAGATAAAATTCTTTGCTATCACTTCACTGATGAGGTGCCGCCAGAGGAATATATTAGCTTACCTGAGTGTACTTTAACCCCAGAAAAATTTTCGGGGGCTTTAGAAGTTGGGGCGTTTTTTAACACCGGTGATAATAACTCAGCGCTGGCAAAAACCCGAGCCGACTTAGTCCATGAAATTGGTAAAATGCGAAATAACTACCTCCTCGACTTTTATGCCCGCAAATCAGAGCAAGAAGAGGAAAACGGTGACAAGATCTATGTTACTACCGACCAGAAATGGTCGACCGCATTGCAAAGTAATTACGTACTTGAAGACGGTGGTAAAAACTATGTCTTTGGCTTTTTAGGTTATGAAGATGACCGCTTTAATGGTTTTGATTACCAAAGTTCACTTGCTGCGGGTTGGGGTCGTCGCTGGCTTGAAACCAACACCTCGTATTTTGACGCTGAAATTGGGCCTGGTTTAAAAGTTGATGCGATTAAAGAAACCGATACCATCAGTGCTGAAACCCAAAAGGCGGTGATCATTCGTGCGGCAACTACCTATGAGCAAAACCTATTTGACTCAATACAGTTCAAACAGACCTTTTCAGTAGAAATGGCGCCAAAAAGTGGTGAGAACAGTAAGTTTAAATCGATAAGTTCAGTCACCACCAAATTAATTGAATCGCTGGCTTTAAAGTTTTCTTTTTATGTCGACCATAATACCGAAGTGGAAGGTGACGCCGATAATACCCGCACCGAGACCTCTTTGACCCTTGTTTATAGTATTTAG
- the fbaA gene encoding class II fructose-bisphosphate aldolase has translation MTKVLDVVKPGVVTGEDLNKIFEICKAKKAALPAVNCIGTDSINGVLEAAAAVNSPVIVQFSNGGAAFVAGKGLKAEGQDAQVLGAVAGAKHVHELAKAYGVPVILHTDHAAKKLLPWIDGLLDASEKHFAETGSPLFSSHMIDLSEESLEENLEICEKYLARMAKMGMTLEIELGCTGGEEDGVDNTDMDESKLYTQPEEVNEAYERLSKISPNFTIAASFGNVHGVYKPGNVKLTPTILRDSQAYIQEKHNTDAAPVNFVFHGGSGSSQEEITEAISYGVIKMNIDTDTQWASWEGIMNFYKEKEAYLQGQIGNPEGDDAPNKKYYDPRVWLRKAQESFVARIKQAFADLNAVDLN, from the coding sequence ATGACTAAAGTATTAGATGTCGTAAAACCTGGTGTTGTAACAGGTGAAGACTTAAACAAAATCTTCGAAATCTGTAAGGCCAAGAAAGCGGCTCTTCCTGCTGTTAACTGTATTGGTACAGACTCTATCAATGGTGTTTTAGAAGCAGCAGCCGCTGTTAACTCACCAGTAATCGTTCAATTCTCTAACGGTGGCGCGGCATTCGTTGCCGGTAAAGGTCTTAAAGCTGAAGGACAAGATGCACAAGTTCTTGGTGCTGTTGCTGGTGCAAAACACGTTCACGAATTAGCAAAAGCTTACGGTGTGCCTGTTATCCTTCACACTGACCACGCGGCGAAGAAATTACTGCCTTGGATTGACGGTCTTTTAGACGCATCAGAGAAGCACTTTGCTGAAACTGGTTCGCCATTATTCTCTTCACACATGATTGACTTATCTGAAGAGTCTTTAGAAGAAAACTTAGAAATTTGTGAAAAATACCTAGCCCGTATGGCGAAAATGGGTATGACTCTAGAAATCGAACTAGGTTGTACTGGTGGTGAAGAAGACGGCGTTGATAACACCGATATGGACGAGTCTAAGCTTTACACTCAACCAGAAGAAGTTAACGAAGCATACGAGCGTTTAAGCAAGATCAGCCCGAACTTCACAATTGCAGCATCTTTTGGTAACGTTCACGGTGTATACAAACCAGGTAACGTTAAGCTAACTCCAACCATCTTACGTGACTCTCAAGCTTACATCCAAGAGAAGCACAACACAGATGCGGCGCCAGTAAACTTCGTATTCCACGGCGGTTCAGGTTCTTCACAAGAAGAAATCACTGAAGCTATCTCTTACGGTGTGATCAAAATGAACATCGATACCGATACTCAGTGGGCATCTTGGGAAGGTATTATGAACTTCTACAAAGAAAAAGAAGCTTACCTACAAGGTCAAATCGGTAACCCTGAAGGTGACGATGCACCAAACAAGAAATACTACGATCCACGTGTTTGGTTACGCAAAGCGCAAGAGTCTTTCGTTGCGCGTATTAAACAAGCATTTGCTGATTTAAACGCGGTTGATCTAAACTAA
- a CDS encoding phosphoglycerate kinase, with translation MSVIKMTDLELANKRVLIREDLNVPVKNGKITSDARLRAALPTLKHALDAGAKVMVMSHLGRPTEGEYNEEFSLKVVAEYLADALNKPVRIEKDYLDGVEVEAGELVVFENVRFNVGEKKNDEGLSKKMAALCDIYVMDAFGTAHRAQASTHGVGQFAPIACAGPLLAGELDALGKALHNPARPLVAIVGGSKVSTKLTVLDSLSNIVDQLVVGGGIANTFIAAQGHNVGKSLYEADLIDEANRLTANAIANNGSIPTPTDVVVGKEFSETAEATLKNVADVNDDDMIFDIGPDSAKALADILENAGTIVWNGPVGVFEFDQFGEGTKVIANAIANSKAFSIAGGGDTLAAVDKYNIADKVSYISTGGGAFLEFLEGKKLPAVAMLEARAAE, from the coding sequence ATGTCTGTCATTAAAATGACTGATCTTGAATTAGCCAACAAACGCGTTTTAATTCGTGAAGATTTAAACGTTCCAGTAAAAAACGGTAAAATCACTTCTGATGCTCGCTTAAGAGCCGCTTTACCAACATTGAAGCACGCTTTAGATGCTGGTGCGAAAGTAATGGTAATGTCTCACTTAGGTCGTCCAACCGAAGGTGAATACAACGAAGAATTCTCTTTGAAAGTGGTTGCCGAATATTTAGCAGACGCTCTAAACAAGCCAGTACGCATAGAAAAAGACTATCTTGACGGTGTGGAAGTTGAAGCAGGTGAATTAGTTGTTTTTGAAAACGTTCGTTTTAACGTTGGGGAAAAGAAAAACGACGAAGGCTTATCGAAAAAAATGGCTGCTTTATGTGATATCTACGTAATGGATGCCTTTGGTACAGCTCACCGTGCACAAGCATCAACACACGGCGTTGGTCAATTTGCTCCGATCGCCTGTGCGGGTCCTTTATTGGCCGGTGAATTAGACGCTCTTGGTAAAGCACTACATAACCCTGCTCGTCCATTGGTGGCGATTGTTGGCGGTTCTAAAGTGTCAACCAAACTGACAGTGTTAGATTCTCTTTCGAACATTGTTGACCAGTTAGTTGTTGGTGGTGGCATTGCCAATACCTTTATTGCAGCCCAAGGTCACAATGTAGGTAAGTCTTTATACGAAGCCGACTTAATTGACGAAGCGAATCGTTTAACAGCCAATGCAATTGCAAACAATGGTTCTATTCCAACGCCAACAGATGTAGTTGTCGGTAAAGAATTTTCAGAAACTGCCGAAGCAACACTGAAAAACGTTGCTGATGTGAACGATGATGATATGATCTTTGACATTGGTCCTGATTCAGCCAAAGCCTTGGCTGACATTTTGGAAAATGCTGGCACCATCGTTTGGAATGGTCCAGTAGGTGTCTTTGAGTTTGACCAATTTGGCGAAGGTACAAAAGTTATCGCAAACGCCATTGCAAATTCAAAAGCATTTTCAATCGCCGGTGGTGGCGATACTCTAGCGGCAGTGGACAAATATAACATTGCTGATAAAGTATCATATATCTCAACTGGTGGCGGTGCCTTCCTTGAATTCCTAGAAGGCAAAAAATTACCAGCTGTTGCTATGCTTGAAGCACGCGCTGCAGAATAA
- the epd gene encoding erythrose-4-phosphate dehydrogenase, giving the protein MTIKIAINGFGRIGRSILRALYESGRNDEFQIVAINELAEPNAIAHLLKYDTTHGRFPFAVSFNDGMLNVAGDDIVLIHQSNVEQLPWADLAVDIVLDCTGIYHSKEAALKHIKQGAKKVLYSQPAHTDVDNTIIFGINQQTLTPTDVIVSNGSCTTNCIVPVIKALDDAFGIESGTITTIHSSMHDQQVIDAYHKDLRLSRAASQSIIPVDTKLAIGIERILPTLKGRFEAIAVRVPTINVTAMDLSVTVNTDVDIASVNNAIMEKQAGDLSGILGFTTEPLVSMDFNHDLHSAIVDGNSTRVSHKRLVKLLVWCDNEWGFANRMLDTAYSMHYA; this is encoded by the coding sequence ATGACCATAAAAATTGCAATAAATGGTTTTGGACGCATCGGACGAAGCATACTTCGAGCCCTCTATGAGTCTGGTCGTAACGATGAGTTTCAGATTGTGGCGATCAATGAATTAGCCGAGCCAAACGCTATTGCCCACCTCTTAAAGTACGACACAACCCATGGCCGATTTCCCTTTGCCGTTAGTTTCAATGACGGCATGTTAAACGTTGCGGGTGATGATATTGTTCTGATTCATCAGTCCAATGTTGAGCAATTGCCTTGGGCTGATCTTGCAGTCGATATTGTGCTCGATTGCACTGGCATATATCATTCTAAAGAGGCCGCTTTAAAACACATCAAACAAGGGGCGAAAAAAGTATTGTATTCGCAACCTGCCCACACCGACGTCGATAACACCATTATATTTGGCATAAATCAACAAACACTTACGCCAACTGATGTTATTGTATCTAACGGTTCTTGTACGACAAATTGTATTGTTCCAGTTATAAAAGCACTAGACGATGCATTTGGTATTGAAAGTGGTACTATTACCACCATTCATTCTTCAATGCATGATCAACAAGTCATTGACGCCTACCATAAAGATTTACGTTTATCTCGGGCGGCGAGTCAATCTATTATTCCTGTTGATACAAAACTAGCAATAGGCATTGAGCGAATATTGCCAACACTTAAAGGGCGATTTGAAGCCATTGCGGTGCGAGTACCCACAATAAATGTAACAGCAATGGATTTGAGCGTGACCGTAAACACCGATGTCGATATTGCTTCGGTAAACAACGCAATTATGGAAAAACAGGCTGGAGACTTATCAGGTATTTTAGGTTTTACCACCGAACCCTTGGTCTCAATGGACTTTAACCATGACTTGCATTCAGCCATTGTTGATGGCAACTCTACACGAGTTAGCCACAAGCGATTAGTAAAATTACTAGTATGGTGTGATAACGAATGGGGCTTTGCCAACCGGATGTTAGATACCGCCTACTCAATGCATTATGCTTAA
- the tkt gene encoding transketolase, with translation MPSRQDQANAIRALSMDAVQQANSGHPGAPMGMADIAQALWCDHLKHNPSNPKWADRDRFVLSNGHGSMLLYSLLHLSGYDLSIDDLKNFRQLHSKTPGHPEYGYAPGVETTTGPLGQGISNAVGMAIAEKALAAQFNRDNFDIVDHFTYAFLGDGCLMEGISHETCSLAGTLGLGKLIAFWDDNGISIDGEVEGWFSDDTPARFEAYGWHVIRDIDGHNPEQILAAIEQAKNETGKPTLICCKTIIGFGSPNKSGSHDCHGAPLGHEEIAAAREFLNWPHGPFEIPADIKQAWDGRDKGQAAEAAWNELFVAYEKAYPELAAEFTRRNNGELPANWEQHTNEYIAKLQANPETVATRKASQNCLNAYGPILPEFMGGSADLASSNLTLWSGSKGLASDDAAGNYIYYGVREFGMSAIMNGIALHGSFIPYGATFLMFVEYARNAVRMAALMKQRNIFVYTHDSIGLGEDGPTHQPVEQLSGLRLTPNLYNWRPCDAVESAVAWKMAIERTDGPTTLTFTRQGLAQQERTEEQVSNIGRGGYVLKDCDGTPDVILIATGSEVALAMNAAEQLSKEHNVRVVSMPCTDAFEAQDAAYREAVLPAAVTARVAIEAGIEDFWYKYVGLDGRVIGMSTFGESAPADELFELFGFTVENVVNTAKELL, from the coding sequence ATGCCGTCACGCCAAGATCAGGCTAATGCGATTCGCGCATTAAGTATGGATGCAGTTCAGCAAGCCAACTCAGGTCACCCAGGTGCCCCAATGGGAATGGCCGACATTGCCCAAGCTTTGTGGTGCGATCACCTAAAACACAACCCAAGCAACCCAAAATGGGCTGACCGCGACCGCTTTGTATTGTCAAATGGTCATGGTTCAATGTTGTTATACTCTTTATTGCATTTAAGCGGTTACGATCTTAGCATTGACGATCTTAAAAACTTCCGTCAATTACATTCAAAAACACCTGGCCACCCAGAATATGGTTACGCACCGGGCGTTGAAACTACCACAGGCCCTCTTGGTCAAGGTATCTCTAATGCCGTAGGTATGGCAATTGCTGAAAAAGCCTTAGCAGCTCAGTTTAACCGTGATAACTTTGATATTGTTGATCATTTCACTTATGCCTTTTTAGGCGATGGCTGTTTAATGGAAGGGATTTCACATGAAACCTGTTCATTAGCAGGCACCCTAGGCCTTGGTAAGTTGATTGCTTTTTGGGACGATAATGGCATTTCCATTGATGGTGAAGTTGAAGGTTGGTTCTCTGACGACACCCCTGCTCGTTTTGAAGCTTACGGCTGGCACGTTATTCGCGATATTGACGGTCACAATCCTGAGCAAATCTTAGCGGCGATAGAGCAAGCGAAAAACGAAACTGGCAAGCCGACATTAATCTGTTGTAAAACCATCATCGGTTTTGGCTCGCCAAATAAAAGTGGTAGTCATGACTGTCACGGAGCGCCATTAGGGCATGAAGAAATTGCCGCTGCTCGTGAGTTTTTAAACTGGCCACATGGTCCATTTGAAATCCCTGCAGACATTAAGCAAGCTTGGGATGGTCGCGATAAAGGTCAAGCAGCAGAAGCCGCTTGGAACGAATTGTTTGTGGCGTATGAAAAAGCATATCCAGAGCTTGCAGCCGAATTTACTCGTCGTAACAACGGTGAGTTGCCTGCTAACTGGGAGCAACATACCAACGAATACATTGCTAAATTGCAAGCGAACCCAGAAACGGTAGCAACGCGTAAAGCGTCACAAAACTGTTTAAATGCTTATGGTCCAATTTTACCAGAATTCATGGGTGGCTCAGCTGACTTAGCAAGTTCAAACTTAACACTATGGTCAGGCTCAAAAGGTTTGGCAAGTGACGACGCTGCCGGAAACTATATCTATTACGGTGTACGAGAATTTGGTATGTCGGCGATTATGAACGGTATTGCCCTGCACGGTAGCTTTATTCCATACGGCGCAACCTTCTTAATGTTCGTGGAGTACGCACGTAATGCAGTGCGTATGGCAGCATTAATGAAACAACGCAATATCTTTGTTTACACTCATGACTCAATTGGCTTAGGTGAAGATGGTCCAACCCATCAACCTGTTGAACAATTATCTGGCTTGCGCTTAACACCAAACCTATACAACTGGCGCCCTTGTGACGCGGTAGAATCGGCTGTGGCTTGGAAAATGGCCATTGAGCGTACTGATGGTCCAACAACGTTAACCTTTACACGTCAAGGTTTAGCGCAACAAGAACGAACAGAAGAACAGGTAAGTAACATCGGTCGCGGTGGCTACGTTCTTAAAGATTGTGACGGCACCCCTGATGTTATCTTGATTGCCACGGGCTCTGAAGTAGCGCTTGCGATGAATGCGGCCGAGCAATTATCGAAGGAGCATAATGTACGTGTTGTTTCTATGCCTTGTACGGATGCTTTTGAAGCACAAGATGCCGCTTATCGTGAAGCCGTTTTACCGGCTGCAGTGACCGCTCGTGTTGCCATTGAAGCCGGTATTGAGGACTTCTGGTACAAATACGTTGGTTTAGATGGTCGGGTAATTGGCATGAGCACCTTTGGTGAGTCTGCTCCGGCTGACGAATTATTTGAACTATTTGGTTTTACCGTGGAAAACGTGGTAAATACAGCCAAAGAACTCTTATAA
- a CDS encoding flagellar hook assembly protein FlgD, whose translation MSDNNNTCIKASSENMTEETNLPNQNKAIGIQGFFAQLTPEPIAVEKNEEENFEQSLTQLLASTISQGLEDFKDKLQTKQAINSSNKALQASALIGRNVAIKGGKVHFELSRPVEGKIFTPKPVSQALVYVENAQLEIIRIIPLGDLAQGQTTFSWNGVDRNGREAPEGEYRFIVSAIGSSAVIELEVFTHHKVIKVGLDESSDDMKLTFENDQSMSLSSISEIELS comes from the coding sequence GTGTCAGATAATAACAATACTTGCATCAAGGCAAGCAGTGAAAATATGACGGAAGAGACCAACTTGCCAAATCAGAATAAAGCCATTGGTATACAAGGTTTTTTCGCCCAGCTTACGCCAGAGCCCATAGCCGTTGAAAAAAACGAAGAAGAAAATTTTGAGCAGTCGTTAACTCAGCTATTGGCATCCACCATTAGCCAAGGGCTTGAGGACTTTAAGGATAAATTACAAACCAAACAAGCGATAAATAGTTCAAATAAAGCATTGCAAGCCAGTGCGTTGATTGGACGTAATGTCGCTATCAAGGGTGGAAAAGTACACTTTGAGCTCAGTAGACCGGTTGAAGGTAAAATATTCACCCCTAAGCCTGTGAGCCAGGCCTTAGTATATGTGGAAAACGCCCAACTTGAGATCATTCGTATTATTCCTTTAGGTGATTTAGCACAAGGGCAAACAACTTTCAGTTGGAACGGTGTTGATCGAAATGGTCGTGAAGCTCCAGAAGGGGAATATCGATTTATCGTATCTGCAATTGGCTCATCGGCGGTTATTGAATTAGAAGTCTTTACGCATCATAAAGTCATTAAAGTGGGACTAGATGAAAGCAGTGATGATATGAAATTAACCTTTGAAAACGATCAGTCAATGTCGCTGTCTTCGATATCTGAAATAGAGTTAAGTTAA
- a CDS encoding PAS domain-containing sensor histidine kinase, which yields MLSTASTASTSGTGLLVTESYSGELDTLRLQANQFNQLFDVMPAGVVIIDGDGVVVKANKTAISLFSMDLVGQAWIDVIKQAFKPRADDGHEVSLKDGRRVKLDVSSFASQAGQLILITDLTETRLLQEKLGKMEKLSALGKMVSTLAHQIRTPLSAAMLYCSNLGNADLPEEKRSSFLDKLADRLQTLEQQVNDMLLFAKSGGKQVVAVIDAQDLITEAVRGCDTEVEKANATLNVAIESINQPVVGNKNALVGAIQNLIHNALQVNSEQVCIELKAYQQDDFLHVHVLDNGSGVDLTKSDEIFEMFYTSKEQGTGLGLAVVKSVAKAHHGDVSVSNRTESGADFCLKLPLFKGS from the coding sequence ATGCTATCCACAGCGTCAACTGCTTCAACATCAGGCACCGGGTTGTTGGTAACCGAATCTTACAGTGGTGAACTTGATACCTTGCGTCTGCAAGCAAATCAATTTAATCAATTATTTGATGTTATGCCGGCGGGTGTGGTGATTATCGATGGTGATGGCGTCGTAGTGAAAGCGAATAAGACAGCCATATCGCTATTTTCGATGGACTTGGTAGGCCAAGCTTGGATTGATGTGATAAAACAAGCATTTAAACCTCGTGCCGATGATGGTCATGAAGTGTCCCTTAAAGATGGTCGCCGAGTAAAGCTAGACGTGTCCTCATTTGCATCACAAGCAGGTCAGTTGATTCTTATCACCGACTTAACCGAAACCCGTTTGTTACAAGAAAAACTGGGCAAGATGGAAAAACTATCTGCATTAGGTAAGATGGTGTCTACCCTCGCGCATCAAATTAGAACGCCTTTGTCGGCAGCCATGTTGTATTGCTCTAATCTAGGAAACGCTGACTTGCCTGAAGAAAAGCGCAGTAGTTTTCTCGATAAACTTGCTGATCGTCTGCAGACATTAGAGCAACAAGTGAACGACATGCTTTTATTTGCTAAAAGTGGTGGTAAACAGGTGGTGGCTGTTATTGACGCGCAAGATTTGATCACCGAAGCTGTTCGCGGTTGTGACACTGAAGTGGAAAAAGCCAATGCCACTTTAAACGTTGCAATAGAAAGCATAAACCAGCCTGTTGTCGGCAATAAAAACGCTTTGGTTGGGGCTATTCAAAACCTTATTCATAATGCTCTTCAGGTCAATTCAGAGCAAGTTTGCATCGAGCTTAAAGCCTATCAACAAGATGACTTTTTACATGTTCATGTGCTTGATAACGGCAGTGGTGTTGACCTTACTAAAAGCGATGAAATATTTGAGATGTTTTACACCTCAAAAGAGCAAGGTACTGGCTTGGGGTTAGCGGTAGTGAAATCGGTGGCAAAAGCCCATCATGGCGATGTGAGTGTGAGCAATAGAACGGAATCTGGTGCAGACTTTTGTCTTAAATTACCACTGTTTAAAGGCTCTTAA